A single Crateriforma conspicua DNA region contains:
- a CDS encoding GNAT family N-acetyltransferase, with protein sequence MAYREGPQTRRLLHRAFDLGDAEAFFRLNSDQDVMKFTGEPLLSSLKQASEAIECYTDFERYGFGRWACVEKQSGRVIGFCGLKYLPDLDEVDVGYRLMPEFWGRGFATEACAACLEFGFRILQLKEIIAMVMPANAASIGVVRKCGMRCEGEVSYEGIPVLRFVKTNASPSVGGAAV encoded by the coding sequence ATCGAGAAGGACCACAAACGCGGCGGTTGTTGCATCGCGCTTTTGACTTGGGGGATGCGGAAGCCTTTTTTCGGTTGAACAGCGACCAGGATGTGATGAAGTTCACGGGAGAACCGTTGTTGTCATCACTGAAACAGGCCTCAGAGGCGATCGAGTGCTACACCGACTTCGAGCGATATGGATTTGGTCGGTGGGCTTGTGTGGAGAAGCAAAGCGGAAGGGTGATCGGCTTTTGCGGTTTGAAATACTTGCCGGATCTTGATGAAGTGGACGTCGGCTATCGCTTGATGCCTGAATTCTGGGGACGGGGATTCGCGACGGAAGCCTGCGCTGCGTGCTTGGAGTTTGGCTTCCGTATCTTGCAACTGAAGGAGATCATCGCAATGGTCATGCCGGCCAATGCGGCCTCCATCGGTGTCGTTCGCAAGTGCGGGATGCGTTGTGAAGGAGAGGTGTCGTATGAGGGGATTCCGGTGCTGCGGTTTGTGAAAACGAATGCCTCGCCATCGGTTGGCGGTGCTGCCGTTTGA
- a CDS encoding tRNA-dihydrouridine synthase — MSLNLETRLGGLVLPSPLIVGACPLTAKENVRLAIESAGAGAIVLPSLFEEQVALWNQRNRREPVVGERPLRERAAKHDFDLQWHDAETYLSFVNRASVQSTIPVIASLNGSRSEVWVDFAKELEVTGAHAIELNLTIADFDGYESSAAIEDEICRSVAAIDSVVDIPVFAKLPPLFTSVGHLARRIQSGVQGVVLFGPEPDMDLCLDDLHFQCRWGLTEKGSVVHSLRRLTQVHAMCPSIPMIANGGIGSTEDAIKALLSGADAVMVTSAIYREGPSVIRTILDGLVQFMNSHSVTGMRQLAAMRPVPGDWEKRRLGYIAALTTKVETESKSTDCGRVSGDRWGHVGTLGSA; from the coding sequence ATGTCACTGAATCTTGAAACAAGGCTTGGCGGATTGGTTTTGCCAAGTCCGTTGATTGTGGGGGCTTGCCCGTTAACAGCGAAGGAAAATGTTCGCTTGGCGATTGAGTCGGCTGGAGCCGGTGCGATCGTTTTGCCGTCGCTGTTCGAGGAACAGGTCGCGTTATGGAATCAACGCAATCGGCGAGAGCCCGTTGTCGGTGAACGACCGCTTCGTGAGCGAGCCGCCAAGCACGATTTTGATCTTCAATGGCATGATGCCGAAACGTACTTGTCCTTCGTTAACCGTGCGAGTGTTCAGTCCACGATTCCAGTGATCGCTAGTTTGAACGGATCACGAAGTGAAGTCTGGGTCGATTTCGCCAAGGAACTGGAAGTCACTGGGGCGCATGCGATCGAACTGAATTTGACGATCGCCGATTTCGATGGCTATGAGAGTTCCGCGGCGATTGAGGACGAGATTTGTCGGTCGGTCGCCGCGATCGACAGCGTCGTTGATATCCCCGTCTTTGCAAAGTTGCCACCGCTATTCACCAGCGTGGGTCACTTGGCGCGACGAATCCAGTCGGGAGTTCAAGGTGTGGTGTTGTTCGGCCCCGAACCGGATATGGATTTGTGTCTGGATGATTTACATTTTCAGTGCCGCTGGGGGCTGACGGAGAAAGGGTCGGTGGTCCATTCGTTGCGAAGGCTGACGCAAGTGCATGCGATGTGTCCGTCCATCCCGATGATTGCCAACGGCGGAATTGGATCGACTGAAGATGCGATCAAGGCATTGTTGTCTGGCGCGGACGCGGTGATGGTGACGTCCGCAATTTACCGTGAGGGGCCCAGCGTGATCCGGACCATTTTGGATGGGCTGGTTCAGTTCATGAATTCGCATTCGGTGACCGGCATGAGGCAACTGGCGGCGATGCGTCCTGTCCCCGGGGACTGGGAAAAACGCCGGTTAGGATATATCGCGGCATTGACCACGAAGGTCGAAACGGAATCGAAGTCGACGGATTGCGGACGCGTCAGCGGGGATCGCTGGGGGCATGTCGGGACGTTGGGTTCGGCGTAA
- a CDS encoding NADPH-dependent FMN reductase family protein — protein MRVIVLYGLSSEGELAVARHFCAVMQRKGTPVDMVGLRHDIANEVAIDAYDAVVFVVSDWARHIDPVFEECIRHYRRWLQNAPLAVVGVTDCGCHAVGVRNQRERLVGYLGFQQLSTDMVRVVRYDAGQSDERQRFRWFPRRWSPVKEVTSVSDSWQADESRESETEQCLQEAFVDEFVRRVGSHQRRMAKLRRRGGCKIAF, from the coding sequence GTGCGAGTGATTGTTTTGTATGGATTAAGTTCAGAAGGCGAGCTTGCGGTGGCGCGGCACTTTTGTGCGGTGATGCAGCGTAAGGGAACGCCGGTTGACATGGTCGGCTTGCGTCACGACATCGCCAACGAAGTGGCGATCGACGCGTATGACGCTGTCGTTTTCGTCGTATCGGATTGGGCCCGGCACATCGATCCTGTATTCGAGGAGTGCATCCGGCATTACCGCAGGTGGCTACAAAACGCTCCGCTGGCTGTGGTCGGTGTAACGGATTGCGGATGTCATGCCGTCGGAGTCCGTAACCAGCGCGAACGATTGGTGGGCTATCTGGGGTTTCAGCAATTGTCGACGGACATGGTGCGAGTGGTGCGGTACGATGCCGGCCAATCGGACGAACGACAGCGATTCCGGTGGTTCCCGCGACGATGGTCCCCAGTGAAAGAAGTGACTAGCGTTTCCGATTCCTGGCAAGCAGACGAATCGAGGGAGTCGGAAACCGAACAGTGCCTGCAGGAGGCTTTCGTCGACGAATTCGTACGTCGAGTGGGCAGTCATCAACGTCGAATGGCAAAGCTGCGGCGACGCGGCGGATGCAAAATCGCATTTTGA
- a CDS encoding sensor domain-containing diguanylate cyclase/phosphohydrolase, whose protein sequence is MKLNFANLRLALAFVALATTLLLVLAQWGPAPIDHENQTLSPTFLLAFAGLAWLTFACFTGFVAPRFEAVDVVPNRVRDALNTFTEGLLLIDEQERIVLANDAFAQMIEQQPNRLLGKRASRLRWVCSHDAGIHDFPWMRVLDHHEPGKPLGDHSGEQLLRYQMRNGQLRFMAVTAARVRSARDQSRGVLATFRDVTHVEEERADMERMLAVLRANRKEISDRNRELEKLASHDALTDCFNRRSFMAQLHHSFDAAIGRSGSLSCLMFDNDHFKNVNDTYGHSVGDEVLRRVSRTLKDAFDDEGLVCRYGGEEFCVALPGVALEEASQMAEAARKSIEAIRLDNPAELRLTASIGVTDLTFKAPSPQAMIDQADKCLYAAKSQGRNQVVVFNDEIDRLSIDSLKARHTPTSLPELSQEIPFHAAMGLVSALAYRDTATASHCRRVANLCVTAAARLLDQRSTYVLEMAALLHDIGKIALPDDILQKPGPLTPDQWRLIAKHHRIGVEIVSGTFHNAELCEIVRTHPAYYGGRSLIADMPSGKKIPLAARLLTIADTYDVIVTDRPHRKGRSHDEAVAELRRCAGKQFDPILVEHFIATLQSCPESSNTRQSVSRQTALQIGLQIEHLAEAIDNRNLGELQQLASRLIAMAQHHSLDDIVETSERLQDMAAEPQVRWLRILETTQKLLGLCRSTQSAFVNDPSDPPPPGDDNEVVDPATSTFGADQ, encoded by the coding sequence ATGAAACTGAATTTCGCAAATCTCCGGCTCGCGCTCGCCTTTGTCGCTCTAGCGACCACGTTGTTGCTTGTTTTGGCGCAGTGGGGACCGGCCCCGATTGATCACGAAAACCAAACGCTTTCCCCGACCTTTCTGTTGGCGTTCGCCGGGTTAGCCTGGTTGACCTTTGCGTGCTTCACCGGCTTTGTAGCCCCACGTTTCGAAGCGGTCGATGTCGTTCCCAACCGTGTACGCGATGCACTGAACACCTTCACCGAAGGGTTGCTGTTGATCGATGAACAAGAACGCATCGTGCTGGCCAACGACGCATTCGCCCAGATGATCGAACAGCAACCCAACCGCTTGCTGGGAAAACGCGCAAGCCGGCTACGGTGGGTATGCAGCCATGACGCGGGAATCCACGATTTTCCGTGGATGCGTGTGCTGGACCATCATGAACCGGGCAAACCACTTGGCGACCACAGCGGCGAACAACTGCTGCGGTATCAAATGCGAAACGGACAACTGCGTTTTATGGCAGTGACCGCTGCCCGCGTTCGCTCAGCCCGCGATCAATCCCGTGGCGTGCTGGCCACGTTTCGCGATGTGACGCATGTCGAAGAAGAACGCGCGGACATGGAACGCATGCTGGCCGTCTTACGCGCGAATCGAAAGGAAATCAGCGATCGTAATCGCGAACTCGAAAAATTGGCCAGCCATGATGCGTTGACCGACTGTTTCAATCGTCGGTCTTTCATGGCCCAATTGCATCACAGCTTTGATGCCGCCATCGGACGTTCTGGCAGTCTTTCCTGCCTGATGTTCGACAATGACCACTTCAAAAATGTGAACGACACCTATGGGCACAGTGTCGGCGATGAAGTCCTGCGTCGCGTTTCCAGAACACTCAAGGACGCGTTCGATGACGAGGGGTTGGTATGCCGATACGGCGGCGAAGAATTCTGCGTTGCCTTGCCGGGTGTTGCACTCGAAGAAGCTAGCCAGATGGCGGAAGCCGCACGAAAAAGCATCGAAGCCATTCGATTGGACAACCCTGCCGAACTGCGTCTGACCGCCAGCATCGGTGTGACCGATCTGACGTTCAAAGCCCCATCGCCGCAAGCGATGATCGACCAAGCCGACAAGTGCCTGTATGCCGCCAAAAGCCAAGGACGAAATCAAGTCGTCGTTTTCAATGATGAGATCGATCGACTGAGTATCGATAGCCTTAAAGCGCGTCACACCCCCACCAGCTTGCCGGAACTTTCGCAAGAAATTCCCTTTCACGCTGCCATGGGATTGGTCAGCGCGCTGGCCTATCGTGACACCGCCACCGCGTCGCATTGCCGGCGAGTTGCCAACCTTTGCGTGACCGCAGCCGCACGCTTGCTGGATCAACGTTCGACTTATGTTTTGGAGATGGCCGCGTTGCTGCACGACATCGGCAAAATCGCGTTGCCCGATGACATTCTGCAAAAACCAGGGCCTCTTACTCCCGATCAGTGGCGATTGATCGCGAAACACCATCGCATTGGTGTGGAGATCGTTTCGGGAACGTTCCACAACGCCGAACTTTGCGAAATCGTCCGCACTCACCCGGCCTACTACGGCGGTCGATCACTGATCGCGGACATGCCCAGCGGCAAGAAGATCCCGCTGGCGGCACGCCTGCTGACGATCGCCGATACCTACGACGTGATCGTCACCGACCGGCCACACCGCAAGGGCCGATCCCACGACGAAGCGGTCGCGGAGCTGCGCCGATGTGCCGGCAAACAGTTTGATCCTATTCTGGTCGAACACTTCATTGCGACATTGCAATCGTGCCCCGAATCAAGCAACACACGACAATCGGTCTCTCGCCAGACCGCGCTCCAAATCGGCCTACAGATCGAACACCTGGCCGAAGCGATCGACAATCGAAACCTGGGTGAATTGCAACAATTGGCTAGCCGACTGATCGCGATGGCCCAGCACCACAGCCTGGACGATATCGTCGAAACATCCGAACGTTTGCAGGACATGGCCGCCGAACCGCAAGTCCGCTGGCTCCGAATTTTGGAGACCACACAGAAACTGCTGGGGCTGTGCAGGTCCACACAATCCGCGTTCGTCAATGATCCGTCGGATCCACCACCACCCGGTGATGATAACGAAGTGGTTGATCCCGCCACTTCGACCTTCGGTGCCGACCAGTAA
- a CDS encoding response regulator — protein MSIVRNADLLLVHSDARLAEITCFRLELLGYGIRVCSSGTDALSEISKSVPDLIIVDTTLSDMDGLEWLTRLRAEYAPGDLPALVFSQDPSLETVERAFMSGAQDYLLTPFDPTVLEQKVERLLDSKFSLSPAQ, from the coding sequence GTGTCGATTGTCAGAAACGCTGATCTGTTGCTGGTGCATTCCGATGCTCGGTTGGCGGAAATCACCTGCTTTCGTTTGGAACTGCTGGGGTATGGCATTCGTGTTTGTTCCAGCGGGACGGATGCATTGTCGGAGATTTCCAAGTCTGTTCCTGACTTGATCATCGTCGACACCACTTTGTCGGATATGGATGGTTTGGAATGGTTGACGCGGCTGCGAGCCGAATATGCGCCGGGCGATTTGCCGGCGCTGGTCTTTTCACAAGACCCGTCGTTGGAAACCGTTGAGCGGGCGTTCATGTCCGGTGCGCAGGATTATTTGCTGACGCCGTTTGATCCGACGGTGTTGGAACAGAAGGTGGAAAGATTGTTGGATTCCAAGTTCAGCTTGAGCCCGGCCCAGTGA
- a CDS encoding GspE/PulE family protein: MRRLGDILIEQQRLTQAQLEEAFASKPRDIMLGDWLVQRKLLNTQQLGEALAEQFMVPYLDVDPASVDLQVARLLPEDFARSQAAGAISVEGREMTLAMVAPDNIETIAEAELMTGYRIRPVVALGDAIEALISRVYDDRAFARQTIVDMKFAELEEARLSGEADLNAVVVAEQEDAPVVRLVQAILAGAVTAGASDIHLEPHKPEMRVRYRVDGELQQVMTIPNHIESPVISRIKVMGDMDTTENRRPQDGHLTVFENGKRVGFRVSCIPTVDGQKLVLRLLDEGGQTFDLAGIGLPDADYQTLSQIIDKPHGMLVVTGPTGSGKSTTLYAVLEYLNCEDRNIVTVEDPVEFRLPGINQVQSDNEFGMGFANALKFIMRQDPDVIMLGEIRDSETATTAIQAALTGHLVISTLHTNDAVGAVQRLADLGVDNFKIAGSLLGSVAQRLLRRICDNCKCEVQANENLLRALDPEGTIDLARPFYRGRGCNKCLGTGFSGRLPIFEIMPVNPEIMSAVEAGVPHSRLRELAVRHGMVELYRAGLQQAIAGTTSLEEVYFKTAGDRRSEQQESMEAGRRETDRLATV, encoded by the coding sequence ATGAGACGTTTGGGCGACATCCTGATCGAGCAGCAGCGTTTGACACAAGCGCAGTTGGAAGAGGCTTTCGCAAGCAAGCCCCGCGACATCATGCTGGGCGATTGGTTGGTTCAACGGAAACTGTTGAACACGCAGCAATTGGGCGAAGCGCTGGCCGAACAATTCATGGTCCCGTATCTGGACGTTGATCCGGCTTCGGTCGATCTGCAAGTGGCGCGTTTGCTGCCCGAAGACTTTGCGCGCAGCCAAGCCGCCGGAGCGATTTCCGTCGAAGGTCGTGAGATGACTTTGGCGATGGTCGCACCGGACAATATCGAAACCATCGCCGAAGCGGAATTGATGACGGGGTATCGCATTCGACCCGTCGTCGCGCTCGGTGACGCCATCGAGGCATTGATCAGCCGCGTTTACGACGATCGTGCTTTCGCGCGTCAGACGATCGTCGATATGAAGTTCGCTGAATTGGAAGAGGCCCGGCTTTCGGGGGAAGCCGACCTGAACGCTGTGGTGGTGGCCGAACAAGAAGATGCGCCCGTGGTACGTCTGGTCCAGGCAATCCTGGCCGGGGCCGTGACGGCAGGTGCCAGCGATATCCACTTGGAGCCACACAAACCCGAAATGCGGGTGCGTTACCGGGTTGATGGTGAACTGCAGCAAGTGATGACCATTCCCAATCACATTGAAAGTCCGGTGATCAGCCGGATCAAGGTGATGGGTGATATGGACACCACCGAAAACAGACGACCGCAGGACGGCCATTTGACCGTGTTTGAAAACGGCAAACGTGTCGGCTTTCGAGTCAGCTGCATTCCCACCGTGGATGGTCAAAAACTGGTGTTGCGATTGTTGGATGAAGGTGGCCAAACATTCGATTTGGCGGGGATCGGGCTGCCCGATGCCGACTATCAGACACTTAGCCAAATCATCGATAAACCGCACGGCATGTTGGTGGTGACCGGTCCGACGGGAAGCGGAAAAAGCACCACGCTGTATGCGGTGTTGGAATATCTGAACTGCGAAGATCGCAACATCGTGACGGTGGAAGACCCGGTTGAGTTTCGTCTTCCCGGTATCAACCAGGTGCAAAGCGACAATGAGTTCGGAATGGGGTTCGCCAACGCACTGAAGTTCATCATGCGTCAGGACCCCGATGTGATCATGTTGGGGGAAATTCGCGACAGTGAAACGGCAACCACTGCGATCCAGGCTGCGTTGACCGGTCACCTGGTGATCAGCACGCTGCATACCAACGATGCGGTGGGGGCGGTACAGCGGTTGGCCGACTTGGGAGTGGATAACTTCAAAATCGCAGGGTCGTTGCTGGGAAGCGTTGCCCAGCGATTGCTGCGACGCATCTGTGACAACTGCAAGTGTGAGGTGCAGGCAAACGAGAATCTGTTGCGGGCCCTTGATCCAGAGGGCACCATCGATCTGGCGCGTCCGTTTTATCGCGGAAGAGGATGCAACAAGTGTTTGGGAACCGGATTCTCCGGGCGACTGCCGATTTTTGAAATCATGCCCGTCAATCCGGAAATCATGTCGGCCGTCGAAGCCGGGGTTCCCCACAGCCGGCTTCGTGAACTGGCAGTTCGCCACGGCATGGTGGAACTGTATCGCGCCGGGTTGCAGCAAGCGATTGCCGGAACCACATCCCTTGAAGAAGTCTATTTCAAGACGGCGGGCGATCGCCGCAGTGAACAACAGGAATCGATGGAAGCGGGACGCCGTGAGACGGACCGGTTGGCCACGGTTTGA
- a CDS encoding type II secretion system F family protein has product MSNSVFAGTRTRQTVGSNRGRSEGGLMGLLRKLHSIEIGGSKKPGVDSTKIRPAALSQLLRLLLMLLQNGLTLPRALQSLASDRSARRYRHVLDRMRRTIEAGGRLSEGMACFPKSFSSMQVQQIRIGENSGSLETTLEQVCEQLENRVALRKRIVKKVSYPILITIAGIGLTIFMCTFVVPEFEGVYSTSGVDLPPVTRVVTGVSRALMAWGWLVLPIGGLVGLLWAIGRSRPRVSRQMDRMLLRLPVVGPWLRDAAVLQFVDATSAMIQCGYTPVESVEMAAACVRNRDVRSSVEEVCRSVNRGEKLSVELSRHEKYFPPTLCQLVAVGEQSGELGKALRGTAKHLRERLESRIDASVGLLEPTLTIGLAILIGGIVLSIYTPMFHMFEVLE; this is encoded by the coding sequence ATGAGCAATTCAGTCTTTGCGGGTACACGCACGCGGCAAACGGTCGGATCGAACCGAGGTCGATCCGAAGGCGGTTTGATGGGATTGTTGCGGAAGCTTCATTCGATCGAAATCGGCGGATCGAAAAAGCCCGGCGTCGATTCCACCAAAATTCGCCCGGCGGCGCTTTCGCAACTGTTGCGTCTGTTGTTGATGCTGCTGCAGAACGGCTTGACCCTGCCCCGTGCCCTGCAATCGCTGGCGTCAGATCGATCGGCCCGTCGATACCGCCACGTCTTGGATCGAATGCGAAGGACCATCGAAGCCGGTGGTCGACTGAGCGAAGGCATGGCTTGTTTCCCGAAATCGTTTTCTTCGATGCAGGTTCAGCAGATCCGCATCGGCGAGAACAGTGGATCGCTGGAAACCACGCTGGAACAGGTCTGCGAGCAACTGGAAAACCGAGTTGCATTGCGGAAGCGAATTGTCAAGAAAGTCAGCTATCCCATTTTGATCACCATCGCCGGGATCGGGCTGACCATCTTCATGTGCACTTTCGTCGTGCCCGAATTCGAAGGCGTCTACAGCACCAGCGGTGTGGATTTGCCTCCGGTGACACGGGTTGTTACGGGGGTGAGTCGTGCATTGATGGCATGGGGCTGGTTGGTTCTGCCGATCGGCGGATTGGTTGGTTTGCTGTGGGCGATCGGTCGATCGCGACCTCGTGTCAGTCGCCAAATGGATCGCATGTTGCTGCGATTGCCGGTTGTCGGGCCCTGGCTGCGAGACGCCGCGGTGTTGCAGTTTGTCGACGCCACTTCTGCGATGATCCAGTGCGGCTACACCCCAGTCGAATCCGTTGAGATGGCCGCCGCGTGCGTTCGCAATCGGGATGTGCGGAGTTCGGTGGAGGAGGTTTGCCGAAGCGTGAATCGCGGCGAAAAGCTGAGCGTCGAATTGTCGCGTCACGAAAAGTATTTCCCGCCCACCTTGTGCCAATTGGTGGCCGTGGGTGAACAGTCGGGAGAGTTGGGCAAAGCGTTGCGGGGAACGGCAAAGCACTTGAGGGAACGGTTGGAGAGTCGTATTGACGCTTCGGTTGGCCTGCTGGAGCCGACACTGACGATTGGCTTGGCCATCTTGATCGGGGGCATCGTGTTGTCGATCTATACCCCCATGTTCCATATGTTTGAGGTCTTGGAATGA
- a CDS encoding prepilin-type N-terminal cleavage/methylation domain-containing protein: MMMQRNGLTLIEVIFAVTLSAAAAALTISYLRLPGDSAKDRACELRREVLAEQVARYQDITGATPGRDLRELQTSEYAGNVLPTCPSTGMSYRYIGGQVQCPSHP, from the coding sequence ATGATGATGCAACGCAACGGTTTGACACTGATCGAGGTGATCTTTGCGGTGACGTTGTCGGCCGCTGCCGCAGCATTGACGATCAGCTATCTGCGACTGCCCGGCGATTCGGCGAAGGATCGCGCTTGCGAGTTGCGACGCGAAGTATTGGCCGAGCAAGTGGCCCGGTATCAGGACATCACCGGTGCAACACCCGGTCGCGATCTGCGGGAACTGCAAACCAGCGAGTACGCGGGAAACGTGTTGCCGACGTGTCCTTCGACGGGGATGAGTTACCGGTACATCGGTGGCCAGGTTCAATGCCCGTCACATCCGTGA
- a CDS encoding sugar porter family MFS transporter, translating into MSNRLFVWSITSALAGFLFGFDTVVISGAEKTIQSLWGLGDVQHGLAMSMALWGTVVGSLVGGWPTDHLGRRKTLIWIGILYFVSAVWSALAGDVYSFMLARFIGGLGVGISTVAAPLFISEIAPPAQRGRLAGMFQFNIVFGILIAFASNAMLGGLGDSAWRWMLGVEAVPALIYWVMCLSLPESPRWLIAKRSDVDAAKSVFRQAMPDSDEVAIDSLVNEIQTASGLSGTRESFWDRSLKVPIALAFLVAFFNQLSGINAILYFSPRIFELTGLGKQAALLQSVGIGITNLIFTFVGLWLIDRLGRRTLLLIGSVGYIVSLGACAWAFASETFQVVPACIFAFIAAHAVGQGAVIWVLISEVFPNQHRAAGQALGSFTHWIFAALLTLLFPTMVGLFHPAVVFGFFCFMMVLQLLWVIFLVPETKGVPLEEIQRRLGVSKSG; encoded by the coding sequence ATGTCAAATCGATTGTTCGTTTGGTCCATCACCTCGGCGTTGGCCGGCTTTTTGTTCGGATTTGACACGGTGGTCATCTCCGGAGCCGAGAAAACGATTCAATCGCTGTGGGGATTAGGCGACGTCCAGCATGGCTTGGCGATGAGCATGGCGCTGTGGGGCACCGTCGTCGGATCGCTGGTCGGCGGATGGCCGACCGACCATCTGGGGCGTCGCAAGACTTTGATCTGGATTGGAATCCTGTATTTCGTTTCGGCAGTTTGGTCGGCGCTGGCCGGTGACGTTTATTCTTTCATGCTTGCTCGGTTCATCGGCGGCTTGGGGGTTGGGATTTCAACCGTCGCCGCCCCGTTGTTTATTTCGGAGATCGCTCCGCCGGCGCAGCGAGGTCGGCTGGCCGGGATGTTCCAGTTCAACATTGTGTTTGGGATTTTGATCGCCTTTGCTTCCAATGCGATGCTGGGTGGCCTGGGCGATTCCGCTTGGCGATGGATGTTGGGGGTCGAAGCGGTTCCGGCGTTAATCTATTGGGTGATGTGCCTGTCGTTGCCGGAAAGCCCGCGTTGGCTGATCGCAAAACGGTCAGATGTGGACGCGGCCAAGTCTGTCTTTCGACAGGCAATGCCTGATTCGGATGAAGTCGCCATCGATTCGCTGGTCAACGAGATCCAGACCGCATCGGGCCTATCGGGAACGAGAGAATCGTTTTGGGATCGATCTCTGAAGGTGCCCATTGCTTTGGCGTTTTTGGTGGCGTTCTTTAACCAACTGTCTGGGATCAATGCCATTCTGTACTTTTCGCCACGTATCTTTGAACTGACGGGTTTGGGCAAGCAAGCCGCTTTATTGCAGTCAGTGGGGATCGGGATCACCAACCTGATTTTCACCTTTGTGGGTCTGTGGCTGATCGATCGGTTGGGGCGTCGCACGCTGTTGTTGATCGGGTCGGTGGGTTACATCGTGTCGCTGGGGGCTTGCGCATGGGCGTTCGCTTCGGAGACCTTCCAGGTCGTGCCGGCATGCATTTTTGCCTTCATTGCCGCCCATGCCGTCGGTCAAGGGGCCGTCATTTGGGTTCTGATTTCGGAAGTGTTTCCCAATCAGCATCGCGCCGCCGGACAAGCACTGGGCAGCTTCACCCACTGGATCTTTGCCGCCCTGTTGACGTTGTTGTTTCCGACGATGGTCGGACTATTTCATCCGGCAGTCGTGTTCGGCTTCTTCTGTTTCATGATGGTGTTGCAACTGTTGTGGGTGATCTTTCTGGTGCCCGAGACGAAGGGGGTTCCCTTGGAAGAGATCCAGCGACGATTGGGTGTCAGCAAGTCGGGTTAG
- a CDS encoding response regulator transcription factor: MTPRILIAEDDRHTRSALQELLESEGYHVAAFGDGLSAADAIKQHAFDLLCLDVMMPIKSGFDLCRQVRQHDQRTPIIFITAKGEQIDKVIGFEIGADDYIAKPFGSHEVIARVKAVLRRCYPESSGTSHDECEVTQHPPFEMSDLRVIPSQMKAVRGEQTYDLTRREILILTMLFDANGDVVSRKDLYHRCWGTDKMPNSRSVDQTVSQLRKAIECDPKQPVIIQTVYGVGYRYPVAPA; encoded by the coding sequence ATGACGCCGCGTATTCTGATCGCCGAGGACGATCGACACACCCGGTCGGCTTTGCAGGAATTGCTGGAATCCGAAGGCTATCACGTCGCGGCGTTCGGTGACGGGCTGAGCGCAGCCGATGCGATCAAGCAACACGCTTTTGATTTGCTGTGCCTGGACGTGATGATGCCTATCAAGAGTGGTTTCGACCTGTGCCGCCAAGTTCGTCAACATGACCAACGCACACCCATCATCTTTATCACGGCAAAGGGAGAACAAATAGACAAGGTGATCGGCTTCGAAATCGGTGCCGACGATTACATCGCCAAGCCCTTTGGTTCGCACGAAGTCATTGCCCGTGTCAAAGCGGTGCTGCGACGCTGCTATCCCGAATCATCAGGGACGTCCCACGATGAGTGTGAGGTCACACAGCATCCGCCCTTTGAAATGTCGGACCTTCGCGTCATACCATCGCAAATGAAAGCCGTGCGAGGTGAACAAACCTATGACCTGACACGACGCGAAATCTTGATTCTGACCATGCTTTTTGACGCCAACGGCGATGTCGTCAGCCGAAAAGATCTGTATCACCGTTGTTGGGGTACCGACAAAATGCCCAACAGCCGCAGCGTCGATCAAACGGTCAGCCAACTCCGCAAAGCCATTGAATGTGATCCGAAACAGCCGGTCATCATCCAAACCGTTTACGGCGTCGGCTATCGATATCCGGTTGCCCCGGCGTGA